One stretch of Thermodesulfovibrionales bacterium DNA includes these proteins:
- the kdsA gene encoding 3-deoxy-8-phosphooctulonate synthase codes for MKTREIRIKDIIVGGERNLVLIAGPCVIEDEDTVLETARRLKEICTRLNTPLIFKCSYDKANRSSVKGFRGPGLKKGLKILENVKEKYGLPILSDIHSTEEIEPAAEVLDVLQIPAFLSRQTDLIIKASKTGKPVNIKKGQFLAPWDVKNIIEKFISTGNEKLLITERGTSFGYNNLVVDFRGIVIMRSFGYPVVFDATHSVQLPGGQGTSSGGQREFAPYLAKAAVAVGVDALFIETHPSPQTALCDGPNMIPLSEVENLLKDLIRIQNALIPPG; via the coding sequence ATGAAGACTAGGGAAATAAGAATAAAAGATATAATAGTTGGCGGTGAAAGAAATCTCGTCCTCATAGCAGGTCCGTGCGTAATCGAGGATGAAGATACAGTTCTTGAGACAGCAAGGAGGCTCAAGGAAATATGTACAAGATTGAATACTCCTCTCATATTTAAATGCTCCTATGATAAGGCTAATAGAAGTTCGGTTAAAGGATTCAGAGGGCCTGGCCTTAAAAAAGGTTTAAAGATTCTTGAGAATGTAAAGGAAAAGTACGGTCTTCCCATATTAAGCGATATCCATTCTACTGAAGAGATAGAACCAGCAGCAGAGGTTCTAGATGTACTGCAGATACCGGCTTTTCTTTCAAGGCAGACAGACCTCATTATCAAGGCATCAAAGACCGGAAAGCCAGTTAACATCAAAAAGGGACAGTTCCTTGCACCATGGGATGTAAAAAATATAATAGAAAAATTCATCTCCACCGGAAATGAAAAACTTCTTATTACAGAACGGGGTACCTCATTTGGTTACAACAACCTTGTTGTGGATTTCAGGGGAATAGTGATTATGAGATCCTTTGGATATCCAGTGGTTTTTGATGCCACTCACAGTGTACAGTTGCCAGGAGGTCAGGGAACATCTTCAGGCGGTCAGAGGGAATTTGCACCATATCTTGCAAAAGCAGCGGTAGCCGTAGGTGTTGATGCCCTTTTTATAGAAACCCATCCCTCACCCCAGACCGCCCTCTGTGACGGACCAAATATGATACCCCTTTCAGAGGTAGAGAACTTATTAAAAGATTTAATCAGGATTCAGAATGCCCTTATTCCTCCTGGCTGA